One region of Neorhodopirellula lusitana genomic DNA includes:
- the holA gene encoding DNA polymerase III subunit delta, whose amino-acid sequence MPRQHAFEYISQTTPTSAGNSIAVLYGNDSTLRRWALDTLVAGGDWAQFEGETTKWSDLRDDLATASLFDFDAGDKRTLVIRSADKFVTANRTELEKYVAAPGDAARLVLELDSLATNTRLYKATDKHHLLVACGNATDTKVGVTAATRRKFLTGHVASRHQTKLSAGAADALVELLDEDIGMLDTEIAKLALYVDVGGKIEESLVREIVSGWKGKTVWQITDAIANGDAAEAIRQLDKLFTSGEKAIALLPQIAWSLRRLAMTTVVIEHRERTGRAWQFEDALASAGIRRPSELQSAKKQLKTMGRPRAKLLLGWLLDADLRLKGTHSAEGRDRFMLEQLVLKLAQGA is encoded by the coding sequence ATGCCCCGCCAGCACGCGTTCGAATACATCTCACAAACGACGCCCACCAGTGCCGGCAATTCCATTGCGGTGCTGTATGGCAACGATTCCACTTTACGCCGATGGGCACTCGACACACTGGTCGCCGGCGGAGATTGGGCACAATTTGAAGGTGAAACCACCAAGTGGTCTGACCTGCGCGATGATCTCGCAACCGCATCCCTGTTTGACTTCGACGCTGGCGATAAACGCACCTTGGTGATTCGGTCGGCCGATAAATTCGTCACCGCCAATCGCACCGAACTGGAAAAGTATGTCGCCGCGCCGGGTGATGCCGCCCGTCTGGTGTTGGAATTGGATTCCCTTGCAACCAACACTCGCCTGTACAAAGCGACCGATAAGCATCACTTACTGGTCGCATGTGGTAACGCGACCGACACGAAAGTCGGGGTCACCGCTGCCACCCGTCGAAAGTTCTTGACCGGCCATGTCGCCAGTCGGCATCAAACCAAACTGTCCGCTGGTGCAGCGGACGCACTCGTCGAACTACTCGACGAGGACATCGGGATGCTGGACACCGAGATAGCGAAACTGGCGTTGTATGTCGATGTCGGTGGAAAGATCGAAGAATCGCTGGTGCGTGAAATCGTTTCAGGCTGGAAAGGCAAAACGGTTTGGCAGATCACCGATGCGATTGCCAACGGCGATGCCGCGGAAGCAATTCGGCAACTCGACAAACTCTTCACCAGCGGTGAAAAAGCAATTGCATTGCTGCCCCAAATAGCTTGGTCGCTACGTCGCTTGGCGATGACGACGGTAGTCATCGAACACCGTGAACGCACCGGGCGAGCTTGGCAGTTCGAAGACGCGCTAGCGTCCGCAGGAATCCGCCGTCCTAGCGAATTGCAGTCTGCCAAAAAACAACTTAAGACAATGGGACGGCCTCGCGCCAAACTGCTGCTGGGCTGGCTATTGGATGCCGACCTGCGGCTCAAGGGCACCCATAGCGCCGAAGGACGTGACCGCTTCATGCTAGAACAGCTTGTGCTGAAACTAGCCCAAGGTGCTTAG
- a CDS encoding metallopeptidase — protein sequence MVTQHFPKFAIRLAFTFIFVLNCNQPAESADHSNDSAKLVVENHEPNSTVRYSVILLRGTLPTQTSDFKIINANAPASAGTTKVVTRDGNFKALVELSPGRNELQLSGTGIASLTFPIHYTPQTNPQYIRLVWMTDKGGDTNFATPTDDVAQNYEARLRTAALLMQSFTAERMHELGYGRRTFRLERDEAGEVIVHTWKGPLSREEYYALGDSNRWWHRVRQWIDQDHTDAAAKNVVLAAYTRKDPTTGRMKGHTALGGANLGLFGSASVFSWPQSISQAAIVFQNETQYDTSKIHDDSVSHSAIWGLASTTIGATLHETGHALGLPHCPDRFGIMSRGFDHFNRFATFQDPRSRRNRNPVDFNRDQEAYFAPESASYLRWSPWMQLDASETASSTRPTIEVNDSTIQVHCESGIGWIGFHAKDQIRAFREFAPGELPTTVTLKRDEIDAELKGIKLQQIRAISSDGVESGKRI from the coding sequence ATGGTCACCCAACACTTCCCAAAATTTGCCATCCGCTTGGCATTCACTTTCATCTTTGTTCTGAACTGCAATCAACCCGCTGAATCAGCAGACCACAGTAATGATTCAGCAAAGCTAGTTGTTGAAAACCACGAGCCCAACTCGACGGTCCGGTACTCTGTCATCCTGTTACGAGGCACGCTGCCCACACAGACTTCCGACTTCAAAATCATCAACGCGAATGCTCCCGCCAGTGCTGGCACCACAAAGGTTGTCACTCGAGACGGAAATTTTAAGGCTTTGGTTGAACTGTCACCGGGCCGCAACGAGCTTCAACTCAGCGGCACCGGAATCGCTTCTCTGACTTTCCCCATTCACTACACACCACAAACCAATCCGCAATACATTCGATTGGTTTGGATGACGGACAAAGGCGGTGACACAAACTTTGCGACGCCCACCGACGACGTTGCGCAGAACTACGAGGCGCGACTTCGCACCGCAGCGCTGCTGATGCAATCTTTCACCGCCGAGCGAATGCATGAGCTTGGCTACGGACGACGCACCTTTCGTTTGGAACGAGACGAAGCCGGCGAGGTGATCGTTCACACATGGAAGGGTCCTCTTTCCCGTGAAGAGTACTACGCACTAGGCGACAGCAATCGTTGGTGGCACCGCGTGCGACAATGGATCGATCAAGACCACACTGACGCAGCTGCGAAGAATGTCGTCCTGGCCGCATACACTCGCAAAGATCCAACAACGGGCAGGATGAAAGGCCACACGGCTCTGGGTGGGGCGAACCTTGGGCTATTTGGTAGCGCGTCGGTATTTTCATGGCCGCAAAGCATTTCGCAAGCTGCCATTGTGTTCCAAAATGAAACCCAATACGACACCAGCAAAATCCACGATGATAGTGTTAGTCACTCCGCAATTTGGGGACTCGCATCCACCACCATCGGTGCCACGCTCCACGAAACCGGCCACGCCCTTGGACTCCCCCACTGCCCCGACCGATTCGGCATCATGAGCCGTGGGTTCGACCACTTCAACCGCTTTGCAACGTTTCAGGATCCCCGCAGTCGCCGCAACCGAAACCCGGTTGATTTCAATCGCGACCAAGAAGCATATTTCGCTCCAGAGAGCGCATCCTATCTACGGTGGAGTCCGTGGATGCAGCTTGACGCCTCCGAAACCGCGTCATCGACCAGACCGACCATTGAGGTCAACGATTCGACCATCCAAGTTCATTGCGAATCGGGCATCGGCTGGATCGGATTCCACGCCAAGGATCAGATTCGGGCGTTCCGCGAGTTTGCCCCCGGCGAACTACCGACAACCGTCACCCTCAAACGCGACGAAATTGATGCTGAACTGAAAGGGATAAAACTGCAACAAATTCGAGCAATCAGTTCTGATGGCGTCGAATCAGGCAAACGCATTTAG
- a CDS encoding CHASE domain-containing protein, whose translation MRNAEVATISMRGDELSNQPFLTSGRVRSTLQSHWAAWLILIVSLALTAVAWSLSNQYIQRRARDRFDFRVDQVLKAIDQRMLEYEQVLRGGIGLYNSSKSVTREEWRVYVTNSQLQRFYPGIQGMGVSLIVEPEEKEEFERLIRQEGFPDFQIRPAGERDFYTAIVFLEPFDWRNQRAFGYDMCSEPTRRAAAMHAIDTGNPAVSGMVTLVQETEKDTQKGFLVYLPLFDPALPVDTVERRRAAATGFVYAPFRAADLMHGILQSGVPDINFRIYDSVQPSSESLMYESENHDAFGAEPHQPDFKSQRELKLHGRSWTLTFESEQGFVSRTESWPSFLVGCGGLLIDLLLFYVIGTIGTQQRTAKALATQMTAAYRRTEKQFRAVFDTSLDPILLVDGDQRVLYANPAAEAVFGAPSQQLLSRSLPEFFVDASPALSAGPPGSLDQSSVAIKDEFDCKRADSTTFPADVTSSAWEDEGRTFMAVVVRDISDQKQKDQTIRQQIQELERSNRDLDDFAYVASHDLRSPLRGIENLANWVVEDASDQLPEDSKKHLSMIIGRIGVMQSLLTDLLAYSRVGRISEKVTEVDTQAMTESVIEILDKPAGFRVQAFNLPIITTLKTPLQTCLRNLIDNAIKHHDRDDGKVAVTCEMDDASMCFLVTDDGPGIPLRSQERIFNIFQTLQPKVGPRAGSGIGLSIIKRTVESYGGSITVESEVGQGAKFRLTIPRVIQRQETVKR comes from the coding sequence ATGCGAAACGCAGAGGTGGCGACTATTTCGATGCGAGGTGACGAACTTTCAAACCAGCCATTCTTAACCTCTGGGCGGGTCCGGTCCACATTGCAATCGCACTGGGCCGCGTGGTTGATCCTGATCGTTTCGTTGGCTTTGACCGCCGTGGCTTGGTCATTGTCAAATCAATACATTCAGCGACGCGCACGCGATCGTTTTGACTTTCGGGTCGATCAAGTTCTGAAGGCGATCGACCAGCGGATGCTGGAGTACGAGCAAGTGCTTCGCGGTGGGATTGGACTGTATAACTCGTCCAAATCGGTCACACGTGAAGAATGGCGGGTCTATGTCACGAACTCTCAATTGCAGCGGTTCTATCCGGGCATTCAAGGAATGGGGGTTTCCTTGATCGTTGAACCAGAAGAGAAGGAGGAGTTCGAACGTTTGATCCGGCAAGAAGGTTTCCCTGATTTCCAGATCCGTCCCGCCGGCGAACGCGACTTTTATACCGCGATCGTTTTTCTCGAGCCGTTTGATTGGCGAAACCAGCGAGCTTTTGGCTACGACATGTGTTCCGAGCCGACCCGCCGGGCCGCGGCTATGCACGCAATCGACACTGGGAATCCCGCGGTTTCGGGAATGGTGACGCTCGTCCAGGAAACCGAAAAAGATACTCAGAAGGGATTCCTGGTCTATCTGCCACTCTTTGATCCGGCTTTGCCAGTCGACACGGTTGAGCGCCGTCGCGCAGCGGCCACTGGATTTGTCTACGCTCCTTTCCGCGCCGCGGATTTGATGCACGGAATCCTACAATCCGGGGTGCCGGACATTAACTTTCGGATCTATGACTCGGTGCAACCGTCATCTGAGTCGTTGATGTACGAAAGTGAAAACCACGATGCCTTCGGGGCTGAGCCTCATCAACCTGATTTTAAAAGTCAGCGGGAGTTGAAGCTTCACGGCCGATCCTGGACTTTGACTTTTGAATCTGAACAGGGGTTTGTCAGTCGCACTGAAAGCTGGCCAAGCTTCCTGGTCGGTTGTGGCGGTTTGCTCATTGATCTGCTGTTGTTTTACGTGATCGGCACCATCGGTACCCAGCAACGTACTGCGAAGGCATTGGCGACTCAGATGACTGCGGCCTATCGGCGAACGGAGAAGCAGTTTCGGGCTGTGTTTGATACCTCGCTTGATCCGATTCTTTTGGTCGACGGGGATCAGCGGGTGCTGTACGCAAACCCAGCGGCTGAAGCGGTTTTTGGGGCTCCCAGTCAGCAACTACTGTCACGCTCCTTGCCAGAGTTTTTCGTTGATGCCTCACCAGCCTTGTCAGCGGGGCCTCCAGGTTCACTCGACCAAAGTAGTGTCGCAATCAAAGATGAGTTTGATTGCAAGCGGGCTGATAGCACGACGTTCCCCGCCGACGTGACTTCGTCGGCATGGGAAGACGAAGGGCGTACTTTCATGGCGGTCGTCGTACGAGATATCTCCGATCAAAAACAAAAAGACCAAACGATTCGCCAGCAGATCCAGGAACTCGAACGGAGTAACCGAGACCTAGATGATTTTGCCTATGTGGCTTCGCACGATCTTCGTTCACCACTGCGGGGCATCGAAAATCTAGCGAATTGGGTTGTGGAGGATGCATCAGATCAACTTCCCGAAGATTCAAAGAAGCACCTCAGCATGATCATTGGTCGCATCGGAGTGATGCAATCTTTGTTGACCGATCTGTTGGCCTATTCTCGTGTAGGACGCATCAGCGAGAAGGTTACCGAGGTTGATACTCAGGCGATGACGGAGTCGGTGATTGAAATCTTGGACAAGCCAGCAGGGTTTCGGGTTCAAGCTTTTAACCTGCCGATCATCACAACGCTTAAAACTCCGTTGCAAACCTGTCTAAGGAACCTGATCGATAACGCGATCAAACATCACGATCGTGACGATGGTAAGGTCGCCGTCACCTGCGAAATGGACGACGCAAGCATGTGCTTCCTCGTCACGGATGATGGGCCGGGGATCCCGCTCCGATCTCAAGAAAGAATTTTCAATATCTTTCAAACGCTGCAGCCCAAGGTGGGCCCTCGGGCAGGTAGCGGGATTGGTCTTTCGATTATTAAACGAACCGTCGAGAGCTACGGCGGTTCGATCACCGTTGAATCCGAAGTTGGTCAAGGTGCTAAGTTTCGGTTGACGATCCCAAGAGTCATTCAGCGACAAGAGACAGTCAAGCGTTAG
- a CDS encoding biotin--[acetyl-CoA-carboxylase] ligase, which yields MPHSSDPKDDAIRRVVNRLMTDGVIASSDHRAELGSTNSEAVDWLRANMGDATSNWREQLPRLVITDCQTSGRGRQGRNWTAQTDGLAFSLISSGVHRLLSIAVGVAIAQSIEFVAGPTSCALKWPNDIWMNGCKVGGILIESVSVPRDESTAVDNPETVAIVGIGINVGSSPAIEGVQTSSVVEATGKVISRSELLTEIVPAVVSQFGDDEEKHDEAITEFTKRCVLKGSQVRCWINGAHVEGICEGISSTGELLIRTRNGIARCQSGEVSRVRPS from the coding sequence ATGCCGCATTCGTCCGACCCGAAAGATGACGCGATCCGTCGCGTGGTCAACCGATTGATGACCGACGGGGTGATTGCCTCAAGTGACCATCGTGCGGAACTGGGGTCCACCAACTCGGAGGCTGTGGACTGGTTGCGAGCGAACATGGGAGATGCAACGTCGAATTGGCGAGAGCAACTTCCTCGGTTGGTGATTACCGATTGTCAGACTTCGGGGCGAGGTCGGCAAGGTCGGAATTGGACGGCACAAACCGATGGTCTGGCGTTTTCGTTAATTAGCAGCGGCGTCCATCGTTTGCTTTCGATCGCAGTCGGTGTCGCGATTGCTCAATCGATCGAGTTTGTTGCCGGTCCGACATCGTGCGCTTTGAAATGGCCCAATGATATTTGGATGAATGGTTGTAAAGTCGGCGGCATTTTGATCGAGAGCGTCAGTGTTCCTCGGGACGAGTCCACGGCAGTCGATAATCCTGAGACCGTTGCAATCGTTGGGATCGGAATCAACGTGGGATCGAGCCCGGCGATCGAGGGCGTTCAGACCTCATCAGTTGTGGAAGCAACCGGCAAGGTGATTTCAAGGTCGGAGTTGTTAACCGAGATTGTGCCTGCGGTGGTTAGCCAGTTCGGTGATGACGAGGAAAAGCATGACGAAGCGATCACCGAGTTCACAAAACGCTGCGTGTTAAAAGGGTCGCAAGTGCGATGCTGGATTAACGGCGCGCATGTGGAAGGTATTTGCGAGGGAATCTCCTCAACCGGCGAACTCTTGATCCGGACACGCAATGGCATAGCCCGTTGTCAAAGTGGCGAAGTGTCTCGTGTTCGGCCGTCTTAG
- a CDS encoding c-type cytochrome domain-containing protein — translation MFRSLFVLLGACVAVSAGAESAKEIPGEGDPAKTKVTYEDDVKPIFREHCMTCHNQGDKRGGFALDSYGVLMEGGGSGEVVYDDGDPDGSRLWQLVNHDDTPVMPPEQPKISEKKLAVIRAWIEGGALENSGSKAKAKAKNPLAFAATTTGKPDGPPPMPKSLPQTVPVVTSRSAAITAVAASPWAPLVAIAGQKQIVLYHGETGKLLGILPFPEGIAQSLRFSGDGRYLVAGGGEHSVRGIAAVYAIETGERLATVGDDLDTVFDADCSNKLDRVALGGPQKMLRIFDATDGTLLFDLKKHTDWIYAVAFSPDGVLVASADRSGGVVVWEADTGRQFLDLTDHKGAVNSLSWRDDSNVLASASDDGTVKLWDMVAGKAVKSISVGSPVTSVRFDHKGQLVTGSKNKKTQVWDASGKRLHEISGAKESVLEVAITHDSSRVVIGDWSGSVVMKPIADLASGISLRANPAPVKERLKAFDQVLAGMRSQLAPVIQKRDKAKRVVDTAKKLFAKSDRELKVSRTEREQVKKTLASLTQSMSKQEAELLPIVKQSQDLFNKITKSRQSLANQKPAEAGSAKGLEDLAEAEVSLADVLTRIAKARRDVVKTSELMAESNRKLRALDKQVASLEGACKKQIERRDAAQKQWDEANAAHQKIASQLSDQEREKAELVAAVQ, via the coding sequence ATGTTTCGATCTCTGTTTGTCTTACTTGGTGCTTGCGTTGCCGTTTCGGCTGGCGCTGAATCAGCCAAGGAAATTCCTGGCGAAGGTGATCCTGCCAAGACCAAGGTGACCTACGAAGACGATGTGAAACCGATCTTCCGTGAACATTGCATGACCTGTCACAACCAGGGTGACAAGCGTGGTGGATTCGCTCTGGATTCCTATGGCGTGTTGATGGAAGGCGGCGGCAGCGGCGAAGTCGTTTATGACGACGGCGATCCCGATGGCAGTCGTTTGTGGCAACTCGTGAACCACGATGACACTCCTGTCATGCCACCGGAACAGCCTAAAATTTCAGAAAAGAAGCTGGCGGTCATCCGGGCCTGGATTGAAGGCGGTGCTCTGGAGAACTCCGGTTCGAAGGCGAAAGCCAAGGCGAAGAATCCACTCGCTTTCGCAGCCACAACGACGGGCAAGCCTGATGGGCCTCCGCCGATGCCGAAGTCGCTTCCGCAAACGGTGCCGGTCGTCACGTCGCGTTCGGCCGCAATCACGGCCGTCGCGGCCAGCCCGTGGGCCCCTTTGGTCGCGATTGCCGGGCAAAAGCAAATTGTTCTCTATCACGGAGAAACCGGAAAGTTGCTTGGCATCCTGCCTTTCCCCGAAGGCATCGCCCAGTCACTGCGTTTTAGCGGCGATGGTCGGTATCTGGTTGCCGGTGGCGGCGAGCACAGCGTGCGAGGGATTGCGGCAGTTTACGCCATCGAAACCGGTGAACGACTCGCCACAGTCGGGGACGATTTGGATACGGTTTTCGACGCTGATTGCAGTAATAAACTGGATCGGGTCGCGCTGGGCGGACCGCAAAAGATGCTACGGATCTTCGATGCCACCGATGGCACACTTTTGTTTGATCTGAAGAAACACACCGATTGGATTTATGCGGTGGCGTTCAGTCCCGATGGCGTGTTGGTAGCGTCAGCCGACCGCAGCGGTGGTGTTGTGGTTTGGGAAGCGGATACCGGACGCCAATTCCTGGACCTGACCGATCACAAAGGGGCCGTTAACTCGTTGAGCTGGCGTGATGATTCCAATGTATTGGCAAGCGCGAGTGACGACGGAACCGTCAAGCTTTGGGATATGGTCGCGGGCAAGGCAGTCAAGTCGATCAGTGTGGGGAGTCCGGTGACTTCCGTTCGGTTCGATCACAAGGGGCAATTGGTCACCGGCTCGAAAAACAAAAAGACACAAGTTTGGGATGCCTCGGGAAAACGCCTGCACGAGATTTCGGGCGCGAAAGAATCCGTGTTGGAAGTGGCAATCACTCACGATTCCAGCCGCGTTGTGATTGGCGACTGGAGTGGTTCGGTTGTGATGAAACCAATCGCGGACCTCGCTTCCGGGATTTCTCTGCGAGCCAATCCCGCACCGGTTAAAGAGCGATTGAAAGCGTTTGATCAAGTGTTGGCTGGCATGCGGAGTCAGTTGGCTCCTGTCATACAAAAACGGGACAAAGCAAAGCGTGTGGTGGACACAGCGAAGAAACTGTTCGCCAAGAGCGACCGCGAACTCAAGGTAAGTCGGACTGAACGGGAGCAAGTTAAGAAGACGCTCGCTTCGTTGACACAGTCCATGTCAAAGCAGGAGGCAGAGCTGCTACCAATTGTCAAACAATCGCAGGACCTTTTCAATAAGATCACCAAGTCACGTCAGTCACTGGCCAACCAGAAGCCGGCCGAAGCAGGTTCTGCTAAGGGACTGGAGGATTTGGCTGAAGCGGAAGTTTCGCTTGCCGACGTGTTGACACGAATTGCGAAGGCCCGACGAGATGTAGTGAAAACAAGCGAGTTGATGGCTGAATCAAATCGTAAGCTAAGAGCTTTGGACAAACAGGTTGCATCTCTCGAAGGGGCCTGCAAGAAACAAATCGAGAGACGCGACGCGGCCCAAAAACAATGGGATGAGGCGAACGCCGCTCATCAGAAGATTGCTAGTCAGTTGAGCGACCAAGAGCGCGAGAAGGCGGAACTTGTGGCAGCGGTTCAGTAA
- a CDS encoding DUF1549 and DUF1553 domain-containing protein — protein MTRFAKTDCQFHQTARCLVQSSGTRLGLLPQIAMLSTHRYQASMMVGLLVGLVCSGLLRASHAATTNANIGKSEASAEIQFDVYPPSISLNSAEDFQSFIAVLRRDDGGTVDVTDEVRWAVEDTKLAKVDGNTLRPVSDGKTFLAARFRGQLVRAEVTVTHAADHPPVSFVNDVMPVLTRSGCNTGSCHGAARGKDGFRLSLFGFDPNGDYDRITREIGVRRINLALPAESLFLKKAVGSVPHTGGKLFEVDSDYYQTLHQWLQAGVPNDDPKKMPPTVANVAIYPSQAVLEGEAASQRMVAVATYSDGTTRDLSRLASFSTNNASVASIDQDGVVVAGSRGEAFVMARFDTFTVGSQVLTLPAEMKYSPPKTSPVNYIDELVDRKLQQLRILPSESCTDAEFIRRATIDITGLLPSAENVTKFVADPAEDKRVVLIDSLLEQKEFSEIWAMKFAQLMMIKSDNQVSKKSALLYASWLTDQFARNVPVNQMVEDLLTSTGGTFTEPQTNFYELERETLKMSENVAQLFMGIRTQCAQCHNHPFDRWTMDDYYGFAAFFSQVGRKQAEDYRERIVYNRSSGETKHPVTKKNTAPKFLGGDAPETKGKDRRAVLAEWLVSPENPYFAPSIANRVWAHYMGVGIVEPVDDIRVSNPASNPELFQTLGDKLVEYNYDFRKLVRDICTSRAYARSCMTNDTNAHDTRNFAHAVIRRIPAESLLDCVCQVTEAPEKFSGLPLGSRAVQIGDGATTNYFLTTFGRSPRTTVCDCEASTEPSLSQALHLLNGVSVQTKIQRGKVIQKWLDKEKLTPADVVDRIYLRCLARLPVAEEQQAVEQLLAEKDAKAQLILEDVLWGVLNGREFVFNH, from the coding sequence ATGACACGTTTTGCAAAAACCGATTGCCAGTTCCATCAAACTGCACGTTGCCTCGTTCAAAGTTCTGGAACGCGGTTGGGCTTGTTGCCACAGATCGCCATGCTATCAACCCATCGGTACCAAGCGAGCATGATGGTCGGCCTGCTCGTCGGGCTCGTTTGCAGTGGCTTGCTAAGGGCTTCTCACGCTGCCACGACCAACGCCAACATTGGGAAGTCCGAAGCGAGTGCCGAGATACAGTTCGATGTTTACCCGCCGAGTATTTCGCTCAACTCGGCCGAAGACTTCCAATCATTCATCGCAGTGTTGCGGCGCGACGATGGTGGCACTGTCGATGTGACTGATGAAGTTCGGTGGGCGGTTGAGGATACCAAACTAGCTAAAGTTGATGGGAATACATTGCGTCCGGTGTCCGACGGCAAGACCTTTTTAGCGGCTCGTTTTCGTGGGCAATTGGTGCGTGCCGAAGTCACCGTCACTCACGCGGCAGATCACCCGCCGGTTAGCTTCGTCAACGATGTGATGCCAGTCTTAACACGTTCCGGGTGCAACACCGGTTCCTGTCACGGGGCCGCTCGCGGGAAAGACGGGTTTCGATTGAGCTTGTTCGGATTCGATCCCAACGGCGACTACGATCGGATCACCCGTGAAATCGGAGTCCGAAGGATCAACCTTGCTTTGCCTGCAGAGAGTTTGTTTCTGAAAAAGGCGGTGGGGTCGGTCCCACACACCGGCGGGAAACTCTTTGAAGTGGACAGCGATTACTACCAGACTTTGCATCAATGGTTGCAGGCTGGCGTTCCCAACGATGATCCCAAGAAGATGCCGCCCACGGTGGCCAATGTCGCCATCTATCCATCGCAAGCGGTGCTGGAAGGTGAGGCTGCGTCCCAACGCATGGTGGCCGTCGCAACTTACAGTGATGGGACCACTCGTGATTTGAGTCGGCTGGCGTCGTTCTCGACTAACAACGCGTCTGTTGCCTCGATTGATCAGGACGGTGTTGTGGTTGCCGGTTCACGCGGCGAAGCTTTTGTGATGGCGAGGTTTGATACGTTCACCGTCGGCAGTCAGGTTTTGACGCTGCCAGCGGAGATGAAGTACAGCCCGCCAAAGACATCGCCAGTGAACTACATTGACGAGCTTGTGGATCGCAAGTTGCAGCAATTGCGGATTCTTCCCAGTGAGTCTTGCACGGATGCGGAGTTCATTCGCCGGGCGACGATTGACATCACTGGCTTGCTGCCTTCGGCCGAAAACGTGACAAAGTTTGTTGCGGATCCAGCTGAAGACAAGCGTGTCGTCTTGATTGATAGCTTGCTTGAGCAAAAGGAATTTAGTGAGATTTGGGCGATGAAGTTTGCCCAACTCATGATGATCAAGTCAGACAATCAAGTCTCCAAAAAGTCAGCCCTGCTTTACGCAAGCTGGTTGACGGACCAGTTCGCTCGAAACGTTCCGGTGAACCAAATGGTGGAGGACCTGCTGACCAGTACGGGGGGCACGTTCACTGAACCGCAGACCAACTTTTATGAACTGGAACGCGAAACACTGAAGATGTCCGAAAATGTTGCTCAGTTGTTCATGGGCATTCGGACCCAGTGTGCGCAGTGTCACAATCACCCATTCGACCGTTGGACGATGGATGACTACTACGGATTTGCTGCGTTCTTTTCCCAAGTCGGTCGGAAACAAGCCGAAGACTATCGGGAACGGATCGTCTACAACCGGTCTTCTGGTGAAACGAAGCACCCGGTGACGAAGAAGAACACGGCACCCAAGTTCTTGGGCGGCGACGCTCCTGAAACAAAAGGAAAGGACCGCCGGGCTGTTTTAGCCGAGTGGCTAGTTTCACCGGAAAACCCCTACTTCGCACCCAGCATCGCCAACCGGGTTTGGGCACACTACATGGGTGTCGGTATCGTGGAACCGGTCGATGACATTCGTGTCAGTAACCCTGCATCTAACCCTGAGTTGTTTCAGACCTTGGGTGATAAGCTGGTTGAGTACAACTACGATTTCCGGAAGCTGGTGCGGGATATTTGTACAAGTCGTGCGTACGCTCGAAGTTGCATGACCAATGACACCAATGCTCACGACACACGCAATTTTGCTCATGCGGTGATTCGGCGTATTCCGGCGGAAAGTCTGCTGGATTGCGTGTGCCAGGTGACTGAGGCACCCGAAAAGTTCAGTGGTTTGCCACTCGGGAGTCGCGCGGTACAGATTGGTGATGGAGCGACAACGAACTATTTCTTGACCACGTTCGGACGATCGCCGCGGACAACGGTGTGCGACTGCGAAGCGTCGACCGAGCCATCGCTTTCTCAAGCATTGCACCTGCTCAATGGCGTATCGGTGCAGACCAAAATCCAGCGTGGCAAGGTGATTCAGAAGTGGTTGGATAAGGAAAAACTCACGCCAGCCGATGTTGTTGACCGTATCTACTTGCGTTGTTTGGCCAGGCTGCCGGTTGCGGAAGAGCAACAAGCTGTCGAGCAGTTGTTGGCTGAAAAAGATGCCAAGGCGCAGTTGATACTGGAAGATGTTTTATGGGGCGTGCTTAACGGACGCGAGTTTGTTTTTAATCACTAG